A section of the Pseudanabaena mucicola str. Chao 1806 genome encodes:
- a CDS encoding iron-containing alcohol dehydrogenase family protein: protein MSDIFTVEALPILAIAPAQLLRGNGILWQLPKYLSRYGNKALVIAGETASQVTASYFQNTDCEIIHAPAIADCSDTNLDMLRRLVLQENPHVIVGIGGGKVLDTAKLVAHQCQLPIVTVPTTGATCAAWTALSNVYDAHGAFDYDVTLDRCPEMMFVDYDVIATAPKRTLVSGIGDAIAKWYESSVSSGSSEKTMVIAAVQEARILRDILFQKSAEAIANPNSQAWREVVDASVCLAGAIGGIGGANCRTVAAHAIHNALTHLHQTHGTLHGEKVAYGILVQLRLEECQGNQLAASSRHQLLKFYQEIGLPTTLTDLGLSEVTLAELEEIAAIACQPNSDIHRLPFTVSPSQVLAAMVSTTSPITAIV, encoded by the coding sequence ATGTCAGACATATTTACAGTGGAAGCATTACCGATTTTGGCGATCGCACCAGCCCAACTTTTACGGGGAAACGGGATTTTATGGCAACTCCCCAAATATTTGTCACGCTATGGGAATAAAGCTCTAGTTATTGCTGGGGAAACCGCAAGTCAAGTTACTGCAAGCTATTTCCAAAATACTGATTGCGAAATTATCCATGCTCCAGCGATCGCGGATTGCAGTGATACAAATTTAGATATGCTGCGTCGCCTCGTGCTGCAAGAAAATCCCCATGTAATTGTGGGTATTGGTGGAGGCAAAGTCCTTGATACTGCGAAACTGGTCGCCCATCAATGCCAGCTACCGATTGTCACCGTACCTACTACTGGTGCAACCTGCGCCGCATGGACAGCTCTTAGTAATGTCTACGATGCTCATGGAGCATTTGATTATGATGTAACTCTTGATCGCTGTCCTGAAATGATGTTTGTGGACTATGACGTAATTGCGACCGCTCCGAAGCGCACCCTTGTTTCAGGCATTGGTGATGCGATCGCCAAGTGGTACGAGTCCTCGGTTAGTAGTGGCAGTAGCGAGAAAACGATGGTGATCGCGGCAGTCCAAGAGGCAAGAATCCTGCGCGATATTTTGTTTCAAAAGTCTGCGGAGGCGATCGCTAACCCTAACAGTCAAGCATGGCGCGAAGTAGTTGATGCGTCGGTTTGTTTGGCAGGAGCGATCGGTGGTATCGGTGGCGCAAATTGTCGCACGGTCGCTGCCCATGCGATTCATAATGCTTTAACGCATTTGCATCAAACTCACGGCACACTGCATGGCGAAAAAGTCGCCTATGGCATTTTGGTGCAGTTGCGCCTAGAGGAATGCCAAGGCAATCAACTCGCCGCATCATCTCGGCATCAATTGCTGAAGTTTTATCAAGAGATTGGCTTGCCGACTACCCTTACCGACCTTGGCTTAAGTGAAGTTACACTTGCGGAATTAGAGGAAATTGCGGCGATCGCTTGCCAGCCAAATTCAGATATTCACCGCTTACCCTTCACTGTTTCCCCCAGTCAAGTTCTTGCCGCGATGGTTTCTACTACCAGTCCCATTACCGCCATAGTTTAA
- the hisG gene encoding ATP phosphoribosyltransferase, whose product MFTFALPKGSLLKDSIRLLQGVGLDFSGFLDPTNRQLQILDPTGAARALLVRAQDVPVYVEYGQAQAGIVGEDVLREKTPKVAKLLDLGFGGCRMSIAVSGESRYRSPLDLPPHSRIASKYVGCAREYFDSIDLPVEIIPLYGSVELGPITGMAEAIVDLVSTGKTLKDNGLIEIAVLYHSTARLIAHPLSYRLYSNNFRELMKQIQVSA is encoded by the coding sequence ATGTTCACTTTCGCACTGCCCAAAGGCTCACTTTTAAAAGATTCAATCCGATTACTTCAAGGAGTAGGACTTGATTTTAGTGGGTTTCTTGATCCTACAAATCGTCAACTGCAAATTTTAGACCCCACAGGAGCCGCGAGAGCATTACTGGTCAGAGCACAGGATGTACCTGTATATGTTGAATATGGACAAGCCCAAGCAGGTATCGTCGGTGAAGATGTCTTGCGGGAAAAAACGCCAAAGGTAGCCAAATTATTAGACTTAGGATTTGGTGGCTGTCGGATGTCAATTGCTGTTTCAGGAGAGAGTCGCTATCGATCGCCCCTAGACCTACCCCCCCATAGCCGTATTGCCTCCAAATATGTCGGTTGCGCCCGTGAATACTTTGACAGCATCGACTTACCCGTTGAGATTATTCCCCTCTATGGATCCGTCGAGTTAGGACCAATCACAGGCATGGCGGAAGCGATCGTTGATTTAGTCTCAACAGGTAAAACTTTAAAGGATAACGGACTGATTGAAATTGCAGTGTTGTATCACAGTACCGCCAGACTAATTGCCCATCCCCTGAGTTATCGCTTATATAGCAATAACTTTAGAGAATTAATGAAACAGATTCAAGTGTCTGCTTAG
- a CDS encoding OmpA family protein — MTNSPTPDKSISKPVNKSSGNSQQTGRPIVTLLLRSTVLGIGAIAGIFTGLVIALVRPDLVWQPSFNFLNYKKQQFTLSSDALFDVDKASIRPESFRLLDEVAAQLPLDKGKRVRINGHMDAATGNALTLSYLQASSVRDYLSRLRGEQNYYWIVIGYGAARPLASSAGEGNSKSNRRIEIFVDD, encoded by the coding sequence GTGACAAATTCACCAACTCCAGATAAATCAATCAGTAAACCTGTGAATAAATCGTCTGGTAATTCGCAACAAACGGGTCGCCCTATAGTAACTTTGCTTTTGAGGAGTACCGTTTTAGGTATAGGGGCGATCGCAGGAATTTTCACGGGCTTAGTGATCGCCTTAGTCCGACCAGATTTAGTATGGCAACCATCATTTAACTTTTTAAACTATAAGAAGCAACAGTTTACGCTCTCATCCGATGCTCTGTTTGATGTGGATAAGGCAAGTATCCGTCCCGAAAGTTTTCGATTGCTCGATGAAGTGGCAGCGCAATTGCCCCTAGACAAAGGCAAACGGGTGAGAATTAATGGACATATGGATGCAGCTACTGGAAATGCACTCACTCTTTCCTATTTACAGGCTTCGTCAGTTAGAGATTATTTATCAAGACTGCGTGGTGAACAAAACTACTATTGGATAGTCATAGGTTATGGCGCAGCCCGTCCTTTGGCAAGTAGTGCTGGTGAAGGCAATAGCAAAAGTAATCGGCGCATCGAGATTTTTGTGGATGACTAG
- a CDS encoding SufE family protein, whose product MSSPTHLPEAIDRIVQRFQRLSDPKQRYEQLILYGKKLEAFPEALKTPENKVQGCVSQVYVLAKLDANERVVFTGDSDALISKGFVGLLSVCMGGLTQKEIELLTPDFIKDTGLVASLTPSRANGFYNVFKKMQQQAIEIELPSVR is encoded by the coding sequence ATGTCAAGCCCGACCCATCTACCTGAAGCTATTGATCGCATTGTCCAGCGATTTCAGAGGCTCTCCGATCCGAAGCAACGTTATGAACAACTGATTTTGTATGGCAAGAAACTAGAAGCATTTCCCGAAGCTCTCAAAACCCCTGAGAACAAAGTGCAGGGATGCGTATCACAGGTATATGTGTTAGCGAAACTAGATGCTAACGAGCGAGTTGTATTTACTGGTGACTCGGATGCGTTGATTAGTAAAGGATTTGTCGGGTTGCTATCGGTCTGTATGGGTGGCTTAACACAAAAAGAAATTGAGTTACTCACCCCCGACTTTATTAAAGATACTGGTTTAGTCGCCAGCCTTACTCCATCTCGTGCCAATGGCTTTTATAACGTTTTCAAAAAAATGCAACAGCAAGCGATCGAAATTGAATTACCCAGTGTTCGCTAA
- a CDS encoding ATP-binding protein: MLEETREFIYTQQVRIASLLLYQNVLDQAPWEAYEKLFKSLANYVLDGHENSSRQLSYLFAYGQWFRAIAATGYNWRDYVILQILTSENPFSQLAQVQDFSQLPTSLISAVKHDLKILEEMSLWGGDKLVNFVNPASNNHVAWQLSPSDLSKLSESKRSLILKFQATDDWTQLLPELADYYKHSGTGIFTEYEAFRWRKGHLEGIAYPDLVLLSDLVGYESQRQVLYKNTEAFLVGYHALHVLLYGSRGTGKSSMVKSLLYAYRDRGLRLVEVAKDDLKDLPTIAEVLRKAPQKFIIFVDDLSFEEESEDYKALKVVLEGNLSAQPNNLLVYATSNRRHLLREYFSDRPSLKTLSNSEEVNPWDTVQEKLSLSDRFGLTLTFLKADQEIYLKIVHHFAKRAGINLPIEDLDFRALQWATRNNGQSGRTAQQFIDFLQAELGMLK, translated from the coding sequence ATGCTTGAAGAAACAAGGGAATTTATATACACGCAGCAGGTAAGGATTGCTTCACTATTGCTATATCAAAATGTCTTGGATCAAGCGCCGTGGGAAGCCTACGAAAAACTGTTTAAGTCTCTAGCAAACTATGTCTTAGACGGTCATGAAAATAGTTCACGCCAGCTTAGTTACCTCTTTGCCTATGGTCAGTGGTTTCGAGCGATCGCAGCGACAGGCTATAACTGGCGCGACTATGTGATTTTGCAGATCTTGACTTCTGAAAATCCGTTTAGTCAATTAGCTCAAGTTCAAGATTTCTCACAACTGCCAACGTCCCTAATTTCTGCGGTCAAGCATGATCTCAAAATTCTAGAAGAGATGAGTTTGTGGGGTGGAGATAAATTGGTTAATTTTGTGAATCCTGCAAGCAATAACCATGTGGCATGGCAACTGTCTCCCAGTGATCTATCAAAACTTTCGGAATCTAAGCGATCACTAATTCTCAAATTTCAAGCAACCGATGATTGGACGCAACTGTTACCTGAACTTGCCGATTATTACAAGCATTCAGGTACAGGTATATTCACAGAATATGAGGCTTTCCGATGGCGCAAGGGGCATTTAGAGGGAATCGCCTATCCTGATCTGGTGCTGTTATCGGATCTTGTTGGCTATGAATCACAGCGTCAAGTACTTTACAAGAATACAGAAGCCTTTCTCGTTGGTTATCACGCTCTCCATGTCCTGCTTTATGGAAGTCGTGGTACGGGCAAATCCTCAATGGTCAAGTCCCTGCTCTATGCCTATCGCGATCGCGGCTTACGTTTAGTCGAGGTTGCCAAGGACGATCTTAAGGATTTACCAACCATTGCTGAAGTCCTGCGAAAAGCACCCCAGAAATTCATCATTTTTGTTGATGATTTATCCTTTGAAGAAGAAAGTGAGGACTATAAGGCGCTCAAGGTAGTTTTGGAAGGCAATCTCTCGGCTCAGCCCAATAACTTATTAGTCTATGCCACTTCTAATCGTCGCCATCTATTGCGGGAATACTTTAGCGATCGCCCCTCTCTCAAAACCTTGAGTAATAGCGAAGAGGTCAATCCTTGGGATACAGTTCAAGAAAAATTGTCTTTAAGTGACCGCTTTGGCTTAACCTTGACATTCCTCAAGGCAGATCAAGAAATTTATCTTAAAATTGTGCATCACTTCGCGAAACGAGCAGGCATTAACTTACCAATTGAAGATCTTGATTTTCGAGCATTGCAATGGGCAACGCGCAATAACGGACAGTCAGGACGCACTGCTCAACAATTTATCGACTTTTTGCAGGCAGAACTCGGAATGTTAAAATAA
- a CDS encoding Uma2 family endonuclease, translating into MVITAATPHSLEAFLELPETKPASEFINGQIIQKVMPQGEHSRLQVKLCTNINQVVETPKIAYAFSELRCTFGGVSIVPDISVFRWERIPRKSSGRVANRFEIHPDWVIEILSPDQRQNKVIANLLHCVDNGTELGWLLDTEDENILLVLPERRIQILEGSDSVPVLSGIDLNLTVSQIFDWLNF; encoded by the coding sequence ATGGTCATCACAGCAGCAACCCCCCATAGCCTAGAAGCATTTCTAGAACTACCTGAGACTAAACCCGCTTCAGAATTTATTAACGGACAAATCATTCAAAAAGTCATGCCTCAAGGAGAACACAGCCGCTTACAAGTTAAATTATGTACAAATATTAACCAAGTTGTTGAAACTCCAAAGATTGCCTACGCTTTCTCGGAATTACGCTGTACTTTTGGAGGAGTATCGATTGTTCCTGATATTTCAGTATTTCGTTGGGAGAGAATTCCCCGTAAATCTTCAGGACGAGTAGCAAACCGCTTTGAAATACATCCTGATTGGGTAATCGAGATACTTTCTCCCGATCAGAGACAAAATAAAGTGATAGCTAATTTGTTGCATTGTGTAGACAATGGCACGGAGTTAGGTTGGTTACTAGATACTGAGGATGAGAATATTTTGTTAGTGTTGCCTGAACGTCGCATTCAAATTTTAGAAGGTTCGGATTCTGTACCCGTACTTAGTGGAATTGACTTAAATTTGACGGTTAGCCAGATTTTTGATTGGCTCAATTTTTAA
- the tsf gene encoding translation elongation factor Ts, which translates to MADITTQQIQELRARTGAGIKDCKTALIESEGDFTKATEYLRQKGLASAVKKASRAATEGIVHSYIHFGSRIGVLVEVNCETDFVARREELKELADSVAKQIAASPNVEYVSVSDIPASFVEKEKQIEAGKDDLASKPAAIRDKIVLGRIEKRLKELCLLDQPYIKDQSITVDELVKQTGAKLSENVKVRRFVRFVVGEETEADKAAEAPAEAPAPAPVEAVAPKEEKKEKKDDKKKKK; encoded by the coding sequence ATGGCAGACATCACAACCCAACAAATTCAAGAGCTACGAGCCAGAACTGGCGCAGGTATCAAAGACTGCAAAACAGCCCTCATCGAGTCTGAAGGCGATTTCACCAAAGCAACCGAATATCTCAGACAAAAGGGCTTAGCCTCGGCTGTTAAAAAAGCAAGTCGTGCTGCCACCGAAGGTATCGTTCATAGCTATATCCACTTTGGTAGCCGCATTGGTGTTCTCGTCGAAGTTAATTGCGAAACTGACTTCGTAGCCCGTCGCGAAGAACTCAAAGAACTAGCTGATAGCGTAGCTAAGCAAATTGCTGCTAGTCCTAACGTAGAGTACGTGAGTGTCTCTGACATTCCTGCTAGCTTCGTTGAAAAAGAAAAGCAAATTGAAGCAGGCAAAGACGACCTTGCTAGCAAGCCAGCCGCCATCCGCGATAAAATCGTACTTGGTCGGATCGAAAAGCGACTCAAAGAGTTGTGCTTACTCGATCAGCCATATATTAAAGATCAAAGCATTACTGTTGACGAATTAGTTAAGCAAACTGGCGCAAAACTTAGCGAAAACGTCAAAGTGCGTCGCTTTGTGCGTTTTGTAGTTGGTGAAGAAACTGAAGCTGACAAGGCTGCTGAAGCACCTGCCGAAGCTCCAGCACCAGCACCAGTGGAAGCCGTAGCACCTAAAGAAGAAAAGAAAGAGAAAAAAGACGACAAGAAGAAAAAGAAATAA
- a CDS encoding NAD(P)H dehydrogenase subunit NdhS has product MIFPGSAVRVVNEGDTYYGFQGQVQRVTDGRVAVIFGGGNWEKIVSFRANELELIDTTVSSNTKKK; this is encoded by the coding sequence ATCATTTTTCCAGGTTCAGCAGTGCGGGTTGTCAATGAGGGTGACACCTACTATGGATTTCAAGGTCAAGTACAACGTGTCACTGATGGTCGAGTTGCCGTGATTTTTGGTGGTGGTAACTGGGAAAAGATTGTGTCATTTCGAGCCAATGAGTTAGAACTGATTGATACAACCGTTAGTTCTAACACCAAGAAAAAATAA
- a CDS encoding translation initiation factor encodes MTKNRVVYREFGTPEEDTDEHLVDLPPHQQNIRIQSSRRGRGGKTVTEITGFQTTPENLAQLTKQLKNQCGAGGTVKDQAIEIQGDCAQKILQILLGLGYKAKVSGGK; translated from the coding sequence ATGACCAAAAATCGCGTAGTTTATCGGGAGTTCGGTACACCAGAAGAAGATACCGATGAGCATTTGGTGGACTTACCTCCACATCAACAAAATATTCGGATTCAGTCTAGTCGTCGCGGTCGTGGTGGTAAGACCGTAACTGAGATCACAGGTTTTCAAACTACACCCGAAAATCTTGCTCAGCTTACTAAACAGCTAAAAAATCAATGCGGTGCAGGTGGTACGGTAAAGGATCAAGCGATCGAGATTCAAGGCGATTGCGCTCAGAAAATATTGCAAATTTTGCTAGGCTTGGGCTACAAAGCCAAAGTAAGTGGCGGTAAGTAA
- a CDS encoding phosphoribulokinase has translation MSKKHPVIAVTGSSGAGTSTVKRAFEHIFRLENIKAAVIEGDSYHKYNRLEMREAMKQAASEGRSLSHFGLNANLLDKLEALFQEYGETGGGQRRYYLHSTEEAEYHNGRLGTNNQPGEFTPWESIEPNTNVLFYEGLHGGVVAEGINLAQYVDLLVGVVPIVNLEWIQKIHRDNAERGYSAEAIVDTILRRMPDYVNYIAPQFSNTHINFQRVPTVDTSNPFIARDIPTLDESFVIIHTNRVFREKFQIDFRYLLDMIHDSFMSRHTTLVVPGGKMGMAMELILQPLIDSLVVESNNLR, from the coding sequence TTGTCTAAAAAACATCCAGTTATTGCGGTAACAGGTTCATCAGGTGCTGGTACTAGTACCGTTAAGCGAGCTTTTGAGCATATTTTCCGTTTAGAAAATATCAAAGCGGCAGTTATTGAAGGTGATAGCTACCACAAATACAACCGCTTAGAAATGCGCGAAGCCATGAAACAAGCTGCATCGGAAGGTCGTAGCCTCAGCCACTTTGGTTTAAATGCCAATTTACTAGATAAGCTCGAAGCTCTGTTTCAAGAATATGGTGAAACTGGTGGTGGTCAAAGACGTTACTATCTGCACAGCACTGAAGAAGCCGAGTATCACAATGGACGCTTAGGTACAAACAATCAACCAGGTGAATTCACTCCTTGGGAAAGCATCGAACCTAATACCAATGTGCTTTTTTATGAAGGTTTGCATGGTGGTGTTGTTGCTGAAGGGATTAACCTTGCCCAATATGTCGATTTGTTAGTAGGTGTAGTTCCGATTGTAAACTTGGAATGGATTCAAAAAATTCATCGTGATAATGCTGAACGTGGTTATAGTGCTGAAGCGATTGTTGATACAATTTTGCGTCGGATGCCTGACTACGTAAACTATATTGCGCCTCAGTTCTCGAATACCCACATTAACTTTCAACGTGTTCCTACTGTTGATACTTCCAATCCATTCATTGCTCGTGATATTCCTACCCTTGATGAAAGCTTTGTAATTATCCACACCAATCGTGTCTTCCGTGAGAAGTTTCAAATTGACTTCCGTTATTTACTAGATATGATCCATGATTCCTTCATGTCTCGTCATACCACCTTGGTTGTCCCTGGGGGCAAAATGGGAATGGCGATGGAATTGATCCTCCAGCCATTGATCGATTCTCTCGTGGTTGAATCAAATAACTTACGCTAA
- a CDS encoding ribonuclease Z, giving the protein MQITFLGTSSGVPTRGRNVSSVAVRLPQRAEVWLLDCGEATQHQLLRSDVKISQITKIFITHMHGDHIFGLPGLLASCGMAGHASHIDIYGPSGLGEYLDACLRYSETRLSYSIKVHRVKTGIVWEDSEFYVMTAPLKHKVTAHGYRLVERDRAGKFNVDKAIAMNIPVGPIFGELKQGKLVDLPDGRKIDGKEFCGAPQVGRKIAYCTDTIFCDSSVELAQNADVLIHESTFAHQDSEMAFQRLHSTSTMAAQVALLANVKQLIMTHFSPRYTPGNAILLEDLVNEARMIFANTIPAHDFMTYEITPSQS; this is encoded by the coding sequence ATGCAGATCACCTTTCTCGGTACTAGTTCGGGGGTTCCCACTCGCGGACGTAATGTCTCTAGTGTGGCAGTGCGTTTACCTCAACGTGCTGAAGTTTGGTTGCTCGACTGTGGCGAGGCAACTCAGCACCAATTGCTTAGAAGTGATGTAAAAATTAGCCAAATTACAAAAATTTTCATCACCCATATGCATGGAGATCACATTTTTGGTTTACCAGGGCTATTAGCTAGTTGTGGCATGGCGGGTCATGCCAGTCATATTGATATTTATGGACCTTCGGGACTGGGGGAATATCTCGATGCTTGTTTACGCTACAGCGAGACAAGACTCTCCTATTCAATCAAAGTACATCGGGTAAAAACGGGGATAGTCTGGGAAGATTCCGAATTTTATGTGATGACAGCTCCCCTAAAGCATAAGGTAACTGCTCATGGTTATCGCTTAGTTGAACGCGATCGCGCAGGTAAGTTTAACGTCGATAAGGCGATCGCTATGAATATTCCCGTAGGTCCAATTTTTGGGGAACTGAAGCAGGGTAAACTTGTTGATCTGCCCGATGGACGCAAAATCGATGGTAAAGAATTCTGTGGCGCTCCTCAGGTTGGGCGGAAGATTGCCTATTGCACAGATACAATTTTTTGCGATAGCTCTGTAGAACTTGCCCAAAATGCTGATGTGTTGATCCATGAATCAACCTTTGCTCATCAAGATTCAGAGATGGCTTTTCAACGTTTGCATTCCACTAGTACGATGGCGGCTCAAGTAGCACTTCTGGCGAATGTAAAGCAATTAATCATGACCCATTTCAGTCCACGCTATACCCCCGGAAATGCGATTTTATTAGAGGATCTGGTGAATGAGGCAAGGATGATTTTTGCTAATACAATTCCTGCTCATGATTTTATGACCTATGAGATTACGCCTTCGCAATCTTGA
- the dusB gene encoding tRNA dihydrouridine synthase DusB, translating into MISATSKLQQKFTKPLTIGNFTLKSRVLQSPLSGVTDLVFRRLVRRYASDSMLYTEMISATDLHHMKALPKLMEIDRYETPISIQLFDCRPDFLAEAAQKALLEGADTVDINMGCPVNKITKKGGGSSLLRQPELATQIVRSVVKAVDIPVTVKTRIGWDDNEITILDFAKRMEDAGAKMITVHARTRSQGYTGDAKWEWIRKVKEVLTIPVIANGDIFSVKKAIACLEQTGADGVMCSRGTLGYPFLVGQIDHFFKTGERLPDPSSIECLQVAKEHLQGLWDYKGLRGIRQSRKHMTWYARGFTGAAVLRDRLCRIESLQDGMDCLDGAIEQCLQHGES; encoded by the coding sequence ATGATTTCGGCTACATCTAAATTACAGCAAAAATTCACTAAACCCTTAACTATTGGTAATTTCACACTCAAAAGTCGGGTGCTGCAATCGCCTTTATCAGGGGTGACGGATTTAGTATTTCGGCGGTTGGTGCGGCGCTATGCTTCAGACTCGATGCTCTACACGGAGATGATCAGCGCGACGGATCTGCATCATATGAAAGCTTTGCCCAAGTTAATGGAGATTGACCGCTATGAAACCCCTATTAGCATTCAGTTATTTGATTGTCGTCCTGATTTTCTTGCTGAAGCTGCCCAAAAAGCGTTATTAGAGGGAGCCGACACCGTAGACATTAATATGGGCTGCCCTGTTAATAAAATCACCAAAAAGGGAGGCGGCTCGTCATTACTAAGGCAACCTGAACTGGCAACGCAAATTGTGCGATCAGTTGTCAAAGCTGTGGATATTCCTGTGACTGTAAAAACGCGCATCGGCTGGGATGACAACGAAATCACGATTTTGGACTTTGCTAAGCGTATGGAGGATGCGGGAGCTAAGATGATCACCGTCCATGCCAGAACGCGATCACAGGGCTACACGGGTGATGCCAAGTGGGAATGGATTCGCAAGGTGAAAGAGGTGCTAACGATTCCTGTAATCGCCAATGGTGATATTTTTTCAGTGAAAAAGGCGATCGCCTGTCTAGAGCAAACGGGAGCCGATGGTGTGATGTGTTCGCGAGGAACCTTGGGCTATCCTTTTTTAGTGGGGCAGATTGATCATTTTTTTAAAACAGGTGAACGTTTGCCTGACCCTTCTTCAATCGAATGTTTGCAAGTCGCCAAGGAGCATTTACAAGGGCTATGGGACTATAAAGGGCTCCGTGGCATCAGGCAATCACGTAAACACATGACTTGGTATGCGAGGGGCTTTACAGGAGCCGCAGTATTACGAGATCGTCTCTGTCGGATTGAGTCCTTACAGGATGGTATGGATTGCCTCGATGGGGCGATCGAGCAATGTTTGCAGCATGGGGAAAGTTAG